The proteins below come from a single Verrucomicrobiota bacterium genomic window:
- the rho gene encoding transcription termination factor Rho, which translates to MFPPVEPPGPSTEEAPARPARPQQAKHRPSQPEPAADSNGGANSDKTPDPTGPALHISELQAMPVSELNKRAKEMGIENFGTMRKQEVIFAILKKNAERSGGLFAEGVLEILPEGFGFLRSQAFNYLPCPEDIYVSPSQIRRFDLQTGDLIAGHIRPPKEKEKFFALLKVESVNHIDPDIAKEKTHFDNLTPLFPNKRFILETTPDELSTRVLDLVCPIGKGSRGVIVAPPRTGKTVLLQKLANALIKNNPEAYLIILLIDERPEEVTDMERSCKPAEVIASTFDEPPERHVQVAEMVIEKARRMVEHKKDVVILLDSITRLARAYNTVQPHSGKILSGGVDANALHKPKRFFGAARNIEEGGSLTIMATALIDTGSRMDEVIFEEFKGTGNMEVHLDRHLVDRRIFPSINVELSGTRKEELLYHPQEYAKVVLLRRALTGVPPVEAMELLLGKLKKTKSNIEFLLGMNLG; encoded by the coding sequence ATGTTCCCGCCCGTCGAACCGCCGGGGCCTTCCACCGAGGAAGCGCCCGCCCGGCCCGCGCGCCCGCAGCAGGCGAAGCACCGCCCGTCGCAACCCGAACCGGCCGCCGATTCGAATGGCGGCGCCAACAGCGACAAGACGCCCGACCCCACCGGACCGGCCCTTCACATCTCCGAACTTCAGGCCATGCCGGTGTCCGAGTTGAACAAGCGGGCCAAGGAGATGGGCATCGAGAACTTCGGCACGATGCGCAAGCAGGAGGTCATCTTCGCCATCCTCAAGAAGAATGCCGAGCGCTCCGGCGGACTCTTCGCGGAAGGCGTGCTCGAGATTCTGCCCGAGGGCTTCGGCTTCCTGCGCTCGCAGGCCTTCAACTACCTGCCGTGTCCCGAGGATATCTACGTCTCGCCGTCGCAAATCCGGCGGTTCGACTTGCAGACGGGCGACCTCATCGCCGGCCACATCCGCCCGCCGAAGGAGAAGGAGAAGTTTTTCGCATTGCTCAAGGTGGAGTCCGTCAACCACATCGACCCGGACATCGCGAAGGAGAAGACGCACTTCGACAACCTCACGCCGCTCTTTCCGAACAAGCGGTTCATCCTCGAGACGACCCCCGATGAACTCTCGACGCGCGTGCTCGACCTCGTCTGCCCCATCGGCAAGGGATCGCGCGGCGTCATCGTCGCCCCGCCGCGCACCGGCAAGACCGTGCTGCTGCAAAAACTCGCCAACGCGCTCATCAAGAACAACCCGGAGGCTTACCTCATCATCCTGCTCATCGACGAGCGCCCCGAGGAAGTCACCGACATGGAGCGCTCGTGCAAGCCCGCCGAGGTGATCGCCTCGACCTTCGACGAGCCCCCCGAGCGCCACGTGCAGGTCGCCGAGATGGTCATCGAAAAGGCCCGCCGCATGGTCGAGCACAAGAAGGACGTCGTCATCCTCCTCGACTCCATCACCCGCCTCGCCCGCGCCTACAACACCGTGCAGCCGCACTCGGGCAAGATCCTTTCCGGCGGCGTGGATGCCAACGCGCTGCACAAGCCCAAGCGGTTCTTCGGCGCGGCGCGCAACATCGAGGAAGGCGGCTCGCTCACCATCATGGCCACGGCGCTCATCGACACCGGCTCGCGGATGGACGAAGTGATTTTCGAAGAGTTCAAGGGCACCGGCAACATGGAGGTTCACCTCGACCGCCACCTCGTGGACCGGCGCATCTTCCCGTCGATCAACGTCGAACTCTCCGGCACTCGCAAGGAAGAGCTGCTCTACCACCCCCAGGAATACGCCAAGGTCGTCCTCCTCCGCCGCGCCCTCACCGGCGTGCCGCCCGTCGAGGCGATGGAACTGCTGCTCGGCAAGCTCAAGAAAACCAAGAGCAACATCGAGTTCCTGCTCGGGATGAACCTTGGATAG
- a CDS encoding NAD-dependent epimerase/dehydratase family protein, which yields MNCFVTGATGFIGANLVHELLARGHRVRALARATSDLRGLRGADFERVDAPLTDRAALAKAMRGCDWCFHVAASYHLWLPDYAPMFHANVDGTRAVLLAAGDANCARIVYTSTVGCIGLPREVDGTVTPTDESTPVDEAQMRNPYKLSKWRAEVVARGLASKGLPVVIVNPSAPVGPRDVKPTPTGKVIVDFLNHAMPAYLDTGLNWVHVRDVATGHILAAERGRVGERYILGSADGNWTMKQAFAALEELTGVRAPRMRIPYTVALAAAHVDEVVSTFTGRPPKAPLAGVRMARYKMFFNPSKAVRELGLPQTPPRDALKDAVGWFRANGYAS from the coding sequence ATGAACTGCTTCGTTACCGGCGCCACGGGCTTCATCGGCGCAAACCTCGTCCACGAACTCCTCGCGCGCGGGCATCGCGTCCGCGCCCTCGCGCGCGCCACGAGCGACTTGCGCGGCTTGCGGGGCGCGGACTTCGAGCGCGTGGACGCGCCGCTCACCGACCGCGCCGCTCTCGCGAAAGCCATGCGCGGCTGCGACTGGTGCTTCCACGTCGCCGCGAGCTACCACCTCTGGCTGCCCGACTACGCGCCGATGTTCCACGCCAACGTCGACGGCACGCGCGCCGTTCTGTTGGCCGCGGGCGACGCGAATTGCGCGCGCATCGTTTACACCAGCACCGTCGGTTGCATCGGATTGCCGCGTGAAGTGGACGGCACCGTCACGCCGACCGACGAATCCACGCCCGTGGACGAGGCGCAAATGCGGAACCCCTACAAGCTCTCCAAGTGGCGAGCCGAAGTCGTCGCCCGTGGCCTCGCCTCCAAAGGCCTGCCCGTGGTCATCGTGAACCCGAGCGCGCCCGTCGGCCCGCGCGACGTCAAGCCCACGCCCACCGGCAAGGTCATCGTGGACTTTCTCAACCACGCGATGCCCGCGTATCTCGACACCGGGCTCAACTGGGTCCACGTGCGCGACGTCGCCACCGGCCACATCCTCGCTGCCGAACGCGGGCGCGTGGGAGAGCGATACATCCTCGGCAGCGCCGACGGCAACTGGACGATGAAGCAGGCGTTCGCCGCACTTGAGGAACTCACCGGTGTTCGCGCCCCGCGGATGCGGATACCTTACACAGTCGCCCTCGCCGCGGCGCACGTGGACGAGGTGGTTTCAACGTTCACCGGCAGGCCGCCCAAGGCCCCGCTCGCCGGTGTCCGCATGGCGCGCTACAAGATGTTCTTCAACCCCTCGAAGGCCGTTCGCGAACTCGGCCTGCCGCAGACACCGCCGCGCGATGCCCTCAAGGACGCGGTCGGGTGGTTTCGCGCGAACGGATACGCGAGCTGA
- a CDS encoding glutamate-5-semialdehyde dehydrogenase codes for MSLVEQVTQLAKQAKAASRELARLTTAEKNECLVAMADGLENEQADILAANLLDMHGGARAGLPEAMLDRLRLDGKRIRAMANGLREVAALPDPVGRVLDERVRPNGLRLRKISTPIGVVVIIYESRPNVTADAASLCLKSGNATILRGGRESLNSNRALGGIMVEAAQRAVGNFPAHAIQVVPTAERDAIPALLSLTQYVDLCMPRGGEGLIRAVAECSRVPVIKHYKGVCHVFVERDADLDMAGAIVLNAKCQRPAVCNAMETLLVDRPVAGRFLSQIAPKLADKKVELRADADSLDVCRSAIGHRPSAIRAATEQDWFTEYNDLVLNVRVVDGVEAAMEHIAHYGSAHSDSIVTGNEATARRFLAEVDSAAVYWNASTRFTDGGEFGMGAEIGISTDKVGARGPMGLEELTTYKWLGIGTGQIRS; via the coding sequence ATGTCGCTGGTGGAACAGGTCACGCAACTCGCGAAGCAGGCGAAGGCCGCGTCGCGTGAACTGGCGCGCCTCACGACGGCGGAGAAGAACGAGTGCCTCGTGGCGATGGCGGATGGCCTGGAAAACGAGCAGGCCGACATTCTCGCCGCCAATTTGCTCGACATGCACGGCGGCGCGCGTGCCGGACTCCCGGAAGCCATGCTCGACCGCTTGCGGCTCGACGGGAAGCGCATCCGCGCGATGGCGAATGGACTGCGCGAAGTCGCCGCGCTTCCCGACCCGGTCGGGCGCGTGCTCGACGAGCGCGTGCGGCCGAACGGGCTGAGGTTGCGGAAAATCTCCACACCCATCGGCGTGGTCGTGATCATCTACGAGTCGCGCCCGAATGTGACCGCGGACGCGGCGAGCCTTTGCCTCAAGTCCGGCAACGCCACCATCCTCCGCGGTGGCAGGGAGTCGCTGAATTCCAACCGGGCCCTCGGCGGCATCATGGTCGAGGCGGCGCAGCGCGCGGTCGGGAACTTCCCCGCGCACGCGATCCAGGTCGTGCCCACCGCGGAGCGCGACGCCATTCCCGCGCTGCTTTCGCTGACGCAATACGTGGACCTTTGCATGCCGCGCGGCGGCGAGGGGCTCATCCGCGCCGTGGCGGAGTGCAGCAGGGTGCCGGTCATCAAACATTACAAGGGCGTCTGCCACGTGTTTGTGGAACGCGACGCCGACCTCGACATGGCCGGGGCGATCGTGCTCAACGCCAAGTGCCAGCGCCCCGCGGTCTGCAATGCGATGGAGACGTTGCTGGTGGACCGGCCGGTCGCCGGGAGATTCCTGTCGCAAATCGCTCCGAAGCTCGCGGACAAGAAGGTCGAGTTGCGGGCTGACGCTGATTCGCTGGACGTGTGTCGATCGGCCATCGGCCATCGGCCATCGGCCATCAGGGCCGCGACCGAACAAGACTGGTTCACGGAATACAACGACCTCGTGCTGAACGTGCGCGTGGTGGACGGCGTGGAGGCGGCGATGGAGCACATCGCGCACTACGGCTCGGCGCACTCGGACAGCATCGTGACGGGCAACGAGGCGACGGCCCGGCGCTTCCTGGCGGAGGTGGACTCGGCGGCGGTGTATTGGAACGCGAGCACGCGGTTCACCGATGGCGGCGAGTTTGGGATGGGGGCGGAAATCGGCATCAGCACCGACAAGGTCGGCGCGCGCGGACCGATGGGACTTGAGGAGTTGACGACCTACAAGTGGCTCGGCATCGGCACGGGGCAGATCCGGAGCTGA
- a CDS encoding VWA domain-containing protein, which translates to MLILAQPIWLVLLIPLGVLLAMWPLPTRLLRALRMAALALVVLALCQPAIKLPDRSGTVVIVADRSESMPPDALAAEKEAVDLIQKAMGPRDQLAVVSFGQSAVVERPPQRGEFAGFNAQAGPEASNLGDALETALALIPPDAGGRVLVLSDGKWTGRDPGAATARATGRGIAVDHRHLARPGVNDLAIAGFQTPDSVLPGQGYLMTAWVQSSIEQEVEFQLNRGATVIASGRRAVPAGLSRLLFRDRATQPGTTPYQLNVKAAAADPVPENNTARALVGVKGPRSILAVSNNGENSGLVKLLRAGGVDLAAKRPSECRWSLEELSRYSAVLVENVMAGHLGGAGMETIAAWVETTGSGLMMTGGKKSYAPGGYFGSPFERILPVSMEMRREHRKLSLAIVVALDRSGSMQAPVGNGKRKIDLANIGTVQVLDMLGPGDELGVLAVDSSPHIIVDIATADRVKSDRGKILSIDSQGGGIFIYEALVGASQMILKARSETRHIILFADAADSEEPGRYQELLAKCREAGITVSVIGLGTEQDVDAQLLIDIARLGEGNIYFTDQPTEIPRIFAQDTFTVARSTFVEQETPVKTTAGFGSLGGLGDWKVPAVGGYNLCYIRPEANLAILSEDEYAAPVIAAWQAGSGRVLAFTGEADGPFAGPLAQWGTVGDFYATQIRWTAGEQPQLPDNMLLTQEVRDGVCYVQLHLDPERKSEPFAAAPKVTALHGIPGQPPARMQLPLAWKSADLLEAVVPIRGRETVLNTVQIPGLNPVTLAPVCLAYSPEFAPTPADRGKVTLERLSAATGGEARVELPSIWKTLPVRPRLVDLALWLVLAALLVFLAEVLERRTGLVARLGRRRPVAAKAEEEEPAQTPASRPSSVFETFKRRKRAPISPALAPRPASKPASQAAGTSATSEPPETPASDASNFDAMREARRRASERRGRAGD; encoded by the coding sequence GTGCTGATCCTCGCCCAACCCATCTGGCTGGTGCTGCTCATCCCGCTCGGGGTGCTGCTGGCCATGTGGCCGTTGCCAACGCGGCTCCTGCGCGCGCTGCGCATGGCCGCGCTTGCGCTGGTCGTGCTCGCGCTTTGCCAGCCCGCGATCAAGCTGCCCGATCGTTCCGGCACGGTCGTGATCGTGGCCGACCGCAGCGAGTCCATGCCGCCGGATGCGCTCGCGGCCGAGAAAGAAGCCGTGGACCTCATCCAGAAGGCGATGGGCCCGCGCGACCAGCTCGCGGTCGTTTCGTTCGGCCAGTCCGCCGTCGTCGAGCGGCCTCCGCAGCGCGGGGAATTTGCGGGCTTCAACGCGCAAGCCGGCCCCGAGGCGTCGAACCTCGGCGACGCGCTCGAGACTGCGCTCGCGCTCATCCCGCCGGACGCGGGCGGCCGCGTGCTCGTGCTCTCCGACGGCAAATGGACCGGTCGCGATCCCGGCGCGGCGACGGCGCGCGCGACCGGGCGCGGCATCGCCGTGGATCATCGCCACCTCGCGCGACCGGGCGTGAACGACCTCGCGATCGCGGGCTTCCAGACGCCCGACTCGGTGCTGCCCGGCCAGGGTTATCTGATGACGGCCTGGGTGCAGTCCTCGATCGAGCAGGAGGTGGAATTCCAGCTCAACCGCGGCGCGACGGTCATCGCATCGGGCCGGCGCGCCGTGCCCGCGGGGCTTTCGCGCCTGCTCTTCCGCGACCGGGCGACCCAGCCGGGCACGACGCCATATCAGTTGAACGTGAAAGCCGCGGCCGCCGACCCGGTGCCGGAGAACAACACCGCCCGCGCGCTCGTCGGCGTGAAGGGCCCGCGCTCGATTCTCGCCGTGTCGAACAACGGCGAGAATTCCGGCCTCGTGAAGTTGCTGCGCGCGGGCGGCGTGGACCTCGCGGCCAAACGCCCGTCCGAGTGCCGCTGGTCGCTCGAGGAGCTTTCGAGATACTCCGCCGTCCTCGTCGAGAACGTGATGGCCGGCCACCTCGGCGGCGCGGGCATGGAGACCATCGCCGCGTGGGTCGAGACGACCGGCAGCGGGTTGATGATGACCGGCGGCAAGAAGAGCTACGCGCCCGGCGGTTACTTCGGCTCGCCGTTCGAGCGCATCCTGCCTGTCTCGATGGAAATGCGCCGCGAGCATCGCAAGCTCTCGCTCGCCATCGTCGTCGCGCTCGACCGCTCCGGCTCGATGCAGGCGCCCGTCGGCAACGGCAAGCGGAAGATCGACCTCGCCAACATCGGCACGGTCCAGGTGCTCGACATGCTTGGGCCGGGCGACGAACTCGGTGTCCTCGCCGTGGATTCCTCGCCACACATCATCGTGGACATCGCCACGGCCGACCGCGTGAAATCCGATCGCGGGAAGATCCTCTCGATTGATTCGCAGGGCGGCGGCATCTTCATCTACGAGGCGCTCGTCGGCGCGTCGCAGATGATCCTCAAGGCCAGGTCCGAGACGCGGCACATCATCCTCTTCGCCGATGCCGCGGACTCCGAGGAACCAGGACGCTACCAGGAACTCCTCGCCAAATGCCGCGAGGCCGGCATCACCGTCAGCGTCATCGGCCTCGGCACGGAGCAGGACGTGGACGCGCAGTTGCTCATCGACATCGCCCGGCTCGGCGAGGGGAACATCTACTTCACCGACCAGCCCACGGAGATTCCGCGCATCTTCGCGCAGGACACGTTCACCGTCGCGCGCAGCACGTTCGTCGAGCAGGAGACGCCCGTGAAGACCACGGCGGGCTTCGGCTCGCTCGGCGGGCTCGGCGACTGGAAGGTGCCCGCGGTCGGCGGCTACAACCTTTGCTACATCCGGCCCGAGGCCAACCTCGCGATCCTCAGCGAGGACGAATACGCCGCGCCCGTCATCGCCGCGTGGCAGGCCGGCAGCGGCCGCGTGCTCGCCTTCACCGGCGAGGCGGACGGACCATTCGCCGGACCGCTCGCGCAATGGGGAACCGTCGGTGACTTCTACGCGACGCAAATCCGCTGGACCGCCGGCGAGCAACCGCAACTCCCCGACAACATGCTGCTCACTCAGGAAGTCCGCGACGGTGTTTGCTACGTGCAACTGCACCTCGACCCCGAGCGCAAGTCCGAGCCGTTCGCTGCCGCGCCGAAGGTGACCGCGCTTCACGGCATCCCCGGCCAGCCCCCGGCGCGGATGCAACTGCCGCTCGCATGGAAATCCGCCGACCTGCTCGAAGCGGTCGTGCCCATCCGCGGGCGCGAGACCGTGCTCAACACCGTGCAGATTCCCGGCCTGAACCCGGTCACGCTGGCGCCGGTGTGCCTGGCGTATTCGCCCGAGTTTGCGCCGACGCCCGCGGACCGCGGCAAGGTCACGCTTGAGCGACTCTCCGCCGCGACCGGCGGCGAGGCGCGCGTCGAGCTTCCCTCGATTTGGAAAACACTGCCCGTTCGCCCGCGGTTGGTGGACCTCGCGCTGTGGCTGGTGCTCGCCGCGCTGCTGGTCTTCCTCGCCGAAGTGCTCGAACGGCGAACCGGCCTCGTCGCGCGTCTCGGAAGAAGGCGTCCGGTCGCCGCGAAAGCGGAGGAAGAGGAACCCGCGCAAACGCCTGCGTCGAGACCGTCTTCCGTGTTCGAGACGTTCAAGCGCCGCAAGCGCGCCCCGATTTCGCCCGCGCTCGCGCCGCGACCAGCATCGAAGCCGGCTTCCCAAGCGGCGGGAACTTCGGCGACCTCCGAACCGCCAGAGACCCCCGCATCCGACGCGTCCAACTTTGACGCGATGCGCGAGGCGCGCCGCCGCGCTTCGGAGCGACGAGGCAGGGCGGGCGATTGA
- a CDS encoding VWA domain-containing protein, whose amino-acid sequence MQPQPRGAPAARPPPFPMLPLLTYPLALLAAAALPTLAAIYILRNKFRRRQVSSLLLWQFQMQSREGGAKVQRLQLPLVFFLELLALTLLVCAATGPRWQLPQTTRPLVIVLDDSLSMLAGRGNDTARARAVAAVNSLLKGRKFLSIRLVLAGPKPRVLGAPVTNPRELPALLAQWRCQAPTASLDAAIGLASDLGGPQADLLVLTDHAPPQTEFSGGRLQWWGFGAPEPNLAFINATRTAHGDNDRCLLEVGSYSKSPSAAELRVMSGSNLLHRSELNFEPNGRQRVILQLPAATGPIEAVLPADSLAADNRVVLLPPPRKRVRVQVSIEEEPLRALIQRTLDATGLRSTVTAQPELVIHTGRAAPAGTNVWGLRFVAGTNVTAFTGPFVLDAGHPLTRGLELEGVLWSAESATNPPGALPVITAGNTPLLLAQTDALGRQQVALFHSPAQSTLINTPNWPVLFHNLLAWRSRETPGLTEHNFRLGSDVPFRSPGGPVKLLRADGSAKEVAQPGANLLVEPETTGLHAVVAGGATNQFAVNFLSPEESDLGRAAAPRLGQWERPGDMRLEYSTVVWLFLLGTLVVLAAHLVLVTQSKGRV is encoded by the coding sequence ATGCAGCCGCAACCGCGCGGCGCTCCGGCTGCTCGCCCTCCGCCCTTCCCGATGCTGCCCCTCCTGACTTATCCGCTCGCGCTCCTCGCCGCCGCGGCGCTGCCAACGCTGGCGGCGATTTACATCCTGCGGAACAAGTTCCGCCGGCGCCAGGTGTCGTCGCTCCTGCTCTGGCAGTTTCAGATGCAATCGCGCGAAGGCGGCGCAAAAGTCCAGCGGCTGCAACTCCCGCTTGTGTTCTTCCTCGAATTGCTCGCGCTCACGCTGCTGGTGTGCGCCGCGACCGGCCCGCGCTGGCAGCTGCCGCAAACCACGCGGCCGCTCGTGATCGTGCTCGACGACTCGCTCTCGATGCTCGCAGGCCGCGGCAACGACACCGCGCGCGCCCGCGCCGTCGCCGCCGTCAACTCGCTCCTCAAGGGGCGCAAGTTCCTTTCGATCCGCCTCGTGCTGGCCGGCCCGAAACCCCGCGTGCTCGGCGCGCCCGTCACCAACCCGCGCGAACTCCCGGCGCTCCTCGCGCAATGGCGCTGCCAGGCGCCCACGGCCTCGCTCGACGCCGCCATCGGGCTCGCCTCCGACCTCGGCGGGCCGCAGGCCGACTTGCTTGTGCTGACCGATCACGCGCCGCCGCAGACGGAGTTTTCCGGCGGACGCCTCCAATGGTGGGGCTTCGGCGCGCCGGAGCCGAACCTCGCGTTCATCAACGCGACCCGCACCGCGCACGGCGACAACGACCGCTGCCTGCTCGAAGTCGGCAGCTATTCGAAATCGCCGTCCGCCGCGGAATTGCGCGTGATGTCCGGCTCCAACCTGCTGCACCGCTCCGAGCTGAACTTCGAGCCCAACGGCCGCCAGCGCGTCATCCTCCAGCTTCCCGCGGCGACCGGGCCCATCGAGGCGGTGCTGCCCGCGGACTCGCTCGCCGCCGACAACCGCGTGGTGCTGCTTCCGCCGCCGCGCAAGCGCGTGCGCGTGCAGGTTTCGATCGAGGAGGAACCGCTCCGCGCGCTCATCCAGCGGACGCTTGACGCCACCGGGCTCCGCTCCACGGTGACGGCGCAGCCCGAACTCGTCATCCACACCGGCCGCGCCGCGCCCGCGGGCACGAACGTGTGGGGACTGCGCTTCGTCGCCGGCACGAATGTCACCGCGTTCACCGGGCCGTTCGTGCTCGATGCGGGTCACCCGCTCACGCGCGGCCTCGAACTCGAGGGCGTGCTGTGGTCCGCCGAATCCGCCACGAACCCGCCCGGCGCGCTGCCCGTCATCACCGCCGGCAACACGCCGCTGTTGCTCGCGCAAACGGACGCGCTCGGCCGGCAGCAGGTCGCGCTGTTCCACTCGCCCGCACAGTCCACGCTGATCAACACGCCGAACTGGCCCGTGTTGTTCCACAACCTGCTCGCGTGGCGGTCGCGCGAAACCCCGGGCCTCACGGAGCACAACTTCCGCCTCGGCAGCGACGTGCCGTTCCGCTCGCCGGGCGGACCGGTGAAACTGCTGCGCGCGGACGGCTCGGCGAAGGAAGTGGCGCAACCCGGCGCGAACCTGCTGGTCGAGCCCGAGACCACCGGCTTGCATGCGGTCGTCGCGGGCGGCGCGACGAACCAGTTCGCGGTGAACTTTCTCTCGCCCGAGGAATCCGACCTCGGTCGCGCCGCCGCGCCGCGCCTCGGGCAGTGGGAGCGGCCCGGCGACATGCGCCTCGAATACAGCACCGTCGTGTGGCTCTTCCTGCTCGGCACCCTCGTCGTGCTCGCCGCGCACCTCGTTCTCGTGACCCAAAGCAAAGGCCGCGTGTGA
- a CDS encoding DUF58 domain-containing protein, which yields METAARDHLQAGEALGLRYALALPQSALAGQSGSRIGRRAGTSIDFQDYREYQPGDDLRSIDWNVFARSDRLTIKLFREEVNPHLDLVLDGSRSMRLDGSEKSTALLRLAAALAMAAENAQCTHAAWLAGDGFQRVANDALRPSAWDGFAFESRRNIEESFAILPPRLRRLGIRVLVSDLLWPGNPLSVLRRLADSAAEVFVIQLLARADSEPPEHGNIHLVDSETGEGLDLFVDAAVAGEYRDNLARHQEAWHDACRQCGARLVPVADDDFEGALAALEQAGVLLPA from the coding sequence ATGGAAACCGCGGCCCGTGACCATCTCCAAGCCGGCGAAGCCCTCGGCCTGCGCTACGCGCTCGCCCTGCCGCAAAGCGCGCTCGCCGGACAATCCGGCAGCCGCATCGGCCGCCGCGCCGGCACTTCGATCGATTTCCAGGACTACCGGGAGTATCAGCCCGGCGACGACTTGCGCAGCATCGACTGGAACGTCTTCGCCCGGAGCGACCGGCTCACGATCAAGCTCTTCCGCGAGGAGGTGAACCCGCACCTCGACCTCGTGCTCGACGGCTCGCGCTCCATGCGGCTCGACGGCTCGGAAAAATCCACCGCGCTCCTGCGCCTCGCCGCCGCGCTCGCGATGGCCGCCGAAAACGCGCAATGCACGCACGCCGCGTGGCTCGCGGGCGACGGCTTCCAGCGCGTGGCCAACGACGCGCTGCGCCCGTCGGCGTGGGATGGCTTCGCCTTCGAGAGCAGGCGCAACATCGAGGAATCGTTCGCCATCCTGCCGCCCCGGCTTCGCCGGCTCGGCATCCGCGTGCTCGTGAGCGACCTGCTCTGGCCGGGAAACCCGTTGTCGGTGTTGCGCCGGCTCGCGGACTCGGCGGCCGAAGTGTTCGTCATCCAGTTGCTCGCGCGCGCCGACTCGGAACCTCCCGAACACGGCAACATCCACCTTGTGGACAGCGAGACGGGCGAGGGCCTCGACCTCTTCGTGGACGCCGCGGTCGCGGGCGAATACCGCGACAACCTCGCGCGCCACCAGGAGGCGTGGCACGACGCCTGCCGCCAGTGCGGCGCGCGCCTCGTGCCCGTGGCCGACGACGATTTCGAAGGCGCCCTCGCGGCCCTCGAGCAAGCCGGTGTGCTCCTGCCCGCATGA
- a CDS encoding ABC transporter permease, whose protein sequence is MAALARLRAWELNPVVVKELRQAVRSWAVTGMLLLFLAVLFFTMLGMLVGYSVMAGGSLAGVSGGRQALGRDIVQVFLPILTFMSLLFIPLYVAVRLAAERSEHNVDLLYITTLSPARIIRGKLMCGIYLTVLFFSVCMPFLVFTNLLRGVDLPTIFIALSAVFLADVLAIQAAIFLACLPATRGFKILIALPVIGFGISCVVGLTGMSFFMLQSGVGSRLGSWSFWGDALTAVLLGGLTFGLLHVASIAMISPASSNRTMPVRVYITASWFIGGATALGWFIVKGWIDPIEAWMAITMVFVVLMLLLGVSEGDERSVRVARAIPTHPARRWIAFFFYNGSAGGLAWATLLGAVTLGFMWLLSEWFNDRSITPATVVMPLDFLQSSTAVFAYTLAYCLAGLFLHRRFFPQRGPMMAGLLAMLVPALWAVLPNLALFFMNKLTWDTLQQRQLGSVFNVFALKDTAHLSHHLAFSLCFALLMAAVNVPWFLKQVRAFKTYVRPENPAPPPLPVK, encoded by the coding sequence ATGGCCGCACTCGCCAGACTGCGCGCGTGGGAACTCAACCCCGTCGTCGTGAAAGAACTCCGGCAAGCTGTCCGGAGCTGGGCCGTGACCGGCATGCTGCTGCTGTTCCTCGCGGTGCTGTTCTTCACGATGCTCGGAATGCTCGTCGGCTACAGCGTCATGGCGGGTGGCTCGCTCGCAGGTGTGAGCGGGGGCCGGCAGGCGCTCGGGCGCGACATCGTGCAGGTGTTCCTGCCGATCCTCACGTTCATGAGCCTGCTGTTCATCCCGCTTTATGTCGCGGTGCGGCTCGCGGCGGAGCGGTCCGAGCACAACGTGGACCTGCTCTACATCACCACGCTCAGCCCCGCGCGGATCATCCGCGGCAAGCTGATGTGCGGCATTTACCTGACGGTGCTGTTCTTCAGCGTGTGCATGCCCTTCCTCGTGTTTACGAACCTTCTGCGCGGCGTGGACCTGCCCACCATTTTCATCGCGCTCTCGGCCGTGTTCCTTGCGGACGTGCTCGCCATTCAAGCGGCCATCTTCCTGGCGTGCCTGCCCGCGACGAGGGGATTCAAGATTCTCATCGCGCTGCCGGTGATCGGATTCGGGATCAGTTGCGTCGTCGGGCTCACGGGCATGTCGTTCTTCATGCTTCAAAGCGGCGTGGGCAGCCGGCTTGGGTCGTGGTCGTTTTGGGGCGACGCGCTGACGGCCGTGCTGCTCGGCGGGCTTACGTTCGGCCTGCTGCACGTGGCTTCCATCGCGATGATCTCGCCGGCGTCCTCCAACCGCACGATGCCCGTCCGCGTTTACATCACCGCCTCGTGGTTCATCGGCGGCGCGACCGCGCTCGGGTGGTTCATCGTGAAGGGCTGGATCGATCCCATCGAGGCGTGGATGGCCATCACGATGGTGTTCGTGGTGCTGATGCTCCTGCTCGGCGTCTCGGAAGGCGATGAACGCAGCGTGCGCGTGGCGCGGGCGATTCCCACCCACCCGGCGCGGCGCTGGATCGCGTTTTTCTTCTACAACGGTTCCGCGGGCGGCCTGGCATGGGCGACGCTGCTCGGCGCGGTGACGCTCGGGTTCATGTGGCTGCTGAGCGAGTGGTTCAACGACCGGTCAATCACGCCCGCGACCGTGGTCATGCCGCTCGACTTTCTCCAGAGCTCCACCGCGGTGTTTGCCTACACGCTGGCTTACTGCCTCGCGGGGCTGTTCCTGCACCGGCGCTTCTTCCCTCAACGCGGTCCGATGATGGCGGGCCTGCTCGCGATGCTGGTGCCCGCGCTGTGGGCGGTGCTGCCCAACCTCGCGCTGTTCTTCATGAACAAGCTCACGTGGGACACACTCCAACAGCGGCAACTCGGCAGCGTGTTCAATGTGTTCGCGCTCAAGGACACCGCCCACCTCAGCCACCACCTCGCGTTCAGCCTGTGCTTCGCCCTGCTGATGGCGGCCGTCAACGTGCCGTGGTTTCTCAAGCAAGTCCGCGCTTTCAAAACCTACGTCCGCCCGGAGAACCCCGCGCCGCCGCCCCTGCCGGTGAAGTAA